The Mesorhizobium sp. AR02 genomic interval TGCTCGCTGGGAAGTTTGGGCGATGCTACCGTCGACTCGCATCCTGCTGACAGAATCTGTCACTGCCCTGCTCTATATCTGTTTCATCCACTCAACAAAGGAGAAACACTATGAGCAATAACACCAGCCCCGCACTCCAGGTCGCTTTGGCCTATCACAACGCTTGGAAGAATCTCGACCATGCGACAGCCATGAAGGTTGTCGCTGACAACGTGGTCTCCGAAACGCCATTCGGTCCCGTTGAAGGGGGCGAGGCACTGCACAAAGGTGAATCTGAGTTCGCGCACATCCTCAAAGGAGCGACGATGATCTCCGCTTTCGGCGACGAGAACACGGCGCTCCTGATGTACTACACCCACA includes:
- a CDS encoding nuclear transport factor 2 family protein, encoding MSNNTSPALQVALAYHNAWKNLDHATAMKVVADNVVSETPFGPVEGGEALHKGESEFAHILKGATMISAFGDENTALLMYYTHTIPVPSVLSAKHFKVENGKITEIKALFDKSQFPAQ